From a single Pseudorasbora parva isolate DD20220531a chromosome 15, ASM2467924v1, whole genome shotgun sequence genomic region:
- the igfbp1a gene encoding insulin-like growth factor-binding protein 1a, which yields MNRLLLNFFWVAAFSALLSAPGLRASPVVGQEPIRCAPCSPERLAECPAVDAGCEEVLREPGCGCCLACALKRSDPCGIYTAPCGSGLRCLPRPGEARPLHALTRGQAVCTETPEPDQSQSDPSPDHPEPHNGETAVNEGSSAVFVTGHGKPFDPRVITAKESMKAKVNAIRKKLVEQGPCHIELQTALDKITKSQQKLGDKMTRFYLPNCDKHGLYKVKQCESSLDGQRGKCWCVSSWNGKKIPGSSDLPADAECPEELNH from the exons ATGAACAGACTGCTTCTGAACTTTTTCTGGGTGGCAGCATTCAGCGCACTCCTTTCAGCGCCGGGGCTCCGGGCTTCCCCAGTGGTTGGGCAGGAACCTATCCGCTGCGCCCCGTGCTCCCCGGAGAGGCTGGCCGAGTGTCCTGCGGTGGATGCCGGCTGCGAGGAGGTGCTTCGAGAGCCGGGCTGCGGCTGCTGCCTCGCCTGCGCGTTGAAGAGGAGTGACCCGTGCGGGATCTACACTGCGCCCTGCGGCTCGGGGCTCCGCTGCTTGCCGAGACCCGGAGAAGCCCGACCCCTGCACGCACTCACCAGAGGACAGGCGGTGTGCACTGAGACCCCCGAGCCTGATCAGAGCCAAAGCGACCCATCGCCAG ATCATCCCGAGCCTCACAACGGGGAAACGGCAGTGAATGAAGGCAGCTCAGCGGTCTTTGTGACCGGGCACGGCAAGCCCTTCGACCCGAGGGTCATCACTGCTAAAGAGAGCATGAAGGCCAAAGTCAACGCAATACGCAAGAAACTGGTGGAGCAG GGTCCTTGTCATATTGAACTGCAGACAGCCCTTGACAAGATCACTAAATCACAGCAGAAACTGGGAGACAAAATGACCAGATTCTACCTTCCAAACTGTGACAAACATGGTCTATACAAAGTTAAACAG TGTGAATCGTCTCTGGATGGTCAGAGGGGGAAGTGTTGGTGTGTGTCATCCTGGAATGGGAAGAAGATTCCTGGATCAAGTGACCTGCCAGCAGATGCCGAGTGCCCTGAGGAACTCAACCACTGA